In Parcubacteria group bacterium CG10_big_fil_rev_8_21_14_0_10_36_14, the following proteins share a genomic window:
- a CDS encoding protein-disulfide isomerase yields MLHYRKYQLFFMTSKIKEIFILLMALVLTGAGCTGNISQATIKNPQIGNDDAPVEIVEYFDYQCSACKLAESSIVPFLIEDYIENGEAKLVYKNFAFMGEVSRRAANAALCAEEQGKFYNFHNKIFEVQGAEGASTYDSKFLKRVARDLGLDGSQFDSCLDSNKYQSQILSDIDEARASKINSTPTYVINGEKVSGAGSYLSIKRIVDRKLMDLGVVQK; encoded by the coding sequence ATGCTGCATTATAGAAAATATCAATTATTTTTTATGACATCTAAAATAAAAGAAATTTTTATTTTGTTGATGGCCTTGGTTTTGACGGGTGCGGGATGCACAGGAAATATATCACAAGCGACAATAAAAAATCCTCAAATCGGCAATGATGACGCACCTGTAGAGATTGTGGAATATTTTGATTATCAATGTAGCGCCTGCAAACTAGCTGAATCTTCTATTGTTCCATTTTTAATCGAAGATTATATAGAAAATGGAGAAGCAAAGCTAGTGTATAAAAACTTTGCTTTTATGGGAGAAGTATCGCGTCGTGCGGCAAATGCCGCTCTTTGCGCGGAAGAGCAGGGAAAATTTTATAATTTTCATAACAAAATATTCGAAGTTCAGGGCGCTGAAGGAGCAAGCACATATGATAGCAAGTTTTTGAAGAGAGTGGCACGTGATTTAGGATTAGATGGCTCACAATTTGATTCTTGCTTGGATAGTAATAAATATCAGTCTCAAATTCTCTCTGATATTGATGAAGCAAGAGCAAGTAAAATAAATTCTACTCCAACTTATGTTATAAATGGAGAGAAAGTAAGCGGAGCCGGGTCATATCTATCTATAAAAAGAATCGTAGATAGAAAGTTAATGGACTTGGGCGTAGTTCAAAAATAA